ccgaatgggtaattgtataccaaaaatggctaattgtataccgaaccaGATGATAAAAAGGGAtatttgctgcgaattacaaataagataaactatgactataacatttaatttgaattaataatttgctatttcatacaattttccctatttgaaattagaactttGTTAGGATAAAAAGCAAATACGATAGTAACTAATTATCGAAAAAAGTATAAATAGTTCTTAAGTATAAAAAAGGGTGAAATTAAGATATAGATGTAATTCAATTATTATCTTTACACTTTTCACTaaagtaaaaacaaatatatgtcTTTCTTACAAGTCATTTCACTTTTGACAAGACTCCCACACAAaacaagttttatttatttatgatttgtttAGAAAGTTTGATAATCAATCAACTTCATTAGATAGTCATTAAGGTGGTGAGCACTAATCAGATAAGCCTGACAACTTTCAAACTCTCATTTGGAAATGGAAgataaaaaagtgttttttatataaagttaaGCTCGTTTAATTTGGTCAAGCTTTTCAgaaatctaaaatatttttttatttattttaaaatatttaattttaaaaaaatcgagATAGTTAGTTTTAGTTTTGGTGAAAACAAGAATTTGTGTTGATAATAGAGAGCATGAGCAAGTACCTTATTGAAAAGCGTATATAACTTACActcaataattttcttttgaagaaattatCTTTAATTGAGTACTTCCTAATAACTTATGTTTAGCCAAGCTTAcagaatattgaaaatatacTTTTGAACAGTAGTGATTTATATTTAGCAAATTAATTAGAATAACATTTTGTGCTTGATTAAATCCCTTTAAAACAGCTACTTGCTTCTCAAAAAtacttgttttttttctctaaaagtgtcacatgaaaataaattatttatttttatctaaattCTAATCTAGGGTGGACGTTCGGTTTTTGGTTCGGTTTAATCAAATTTCAGTTCGGTTTTTGATATTCGGTTTTAGAAAAGTGTGCACCATATTTCATACCAAACTAGATGGGTTCGGCTCGATATTTTCTACTTCGGTTCGGTTTAGTTCGGTGTTTTTAAATCGTTTTTTCGAtgtgaataaaaataaagagggaaTATGATAAAGTATTAAGAGTTTCATgtgtttaatttataattaagaaGACGCTGCATAGATGATTCTTTAACTAgaagaattcaaattttgtttcTGTTTCTAGCAAAGATGCCAAAGAATTTGTTAATTAGATGGATTATTCACCCTCCTATGTTGCTATAGAGATGACCAACTAAATATACAACGACAAAATCAACAAACATATGTAGATAAATGGTAAAGAGCACACAACAATTATCTTTACTCACAAAACAAGGTCTACAAAGACTTGTCcacacatttaaaaaaaaaaaaacacaacacCATCAAACGGCACTATCTCTGTGCATACACGATTCAACACATTCAAAACATAGACTTTAGGTCTTTAGGGTTTACACTTTACTGATTTgtcatttaaaaattgaaatgtgCTAGGTAAATATTTTGAGTCAAAATATATAAGTATTattaagtaatataatttaaatatttttaaatttatttaataaaacttCGATTCTTCGGTGCATCGTAACTTTGGGACCCTTACATCGAACTCCGAACCGAAGAACCGAAATTTCGAAAATAAAAAGCTGACACCGAACCGAAACACCGAAGAACCGAAATAATTCGATTCGATTTGATTTTTCGGTTTTCCGGTACTTATGCCCACCCCTAATCTAAACATTTGGAATTTATTCCGTTTGACATCAACAAAAATGAGTGGTTCTTCCACAAACTACActcaaaagtgttttttttttcttcacataAATGAACTTTTTCTTATCTAGAAAATACCTAGCAATATATTTTTAGTACTACTATACTATAGTGGCCCCTACAACATGCATTGATTCATATGCTCCTATCACTTGTTGTTGATTACCNGAAACACCGAAATAGTTCGATTCGATTTAGTTTTTCAGTTTTTCGATATTTATGCCCACTCCTAATCTAAACATTTGGAATTTATTCCGTTTGGCATCAACAAAAATGAGTGGTTCTTCCACAAACTACActcaaaagtgtttttttttcttcacataAATGAACTTTTTCTTATCTAGAAAATACCTAGCAATATATTTTTAGTACTACTATACTATAGTGGCCCCTACAACATGCGTTGATTCATATGCTCCTATCACTTGTTGTTTATTACCATAAAAAGGGGTCCATCCATAACTCTTGAAATGTCATATCATATTTGCACTCTCCATCCACCAAAGCAAGGGATAtcctcaaataataataataataaaattaataactaCGTTTTAATTCCAAATTAAATAGAATTTTATAACCATTTTTACTATATTCATGTCGACTTTAGAATATTTATCATAGTTACACTACCTTTATGTTGATGGATAAATAACTTGATATAACTACTGATGGAAGATAacatatattcaataaaatagtTGAAATGTGTGTAAATTAACGTGACTATTACCGTAttccaaaaaggaaaaagaacacTAGTAGTCTATAGGAGATTGACCTTTAAGTCAAGCCAAAGGATTAAAACAAAAGGATTCAATTTAATCATGTGATCATAAAGTAATTCAACTTTACAGATATGAAGACAAGTTTACCAATTGTTAAGAGACTTATATGCATTAGTGGAAGATCTTGTTTCCTGGTAATGAGCATTAGCCGTTGATGACGGGTTGATCACTTacattaattaactaatttaaaTTAGCAAATTATTATTAAGAAATATCTTCTCTATACCCTAAGGTAAATTTGACTCTACTATTGAGAACACAGTGTCTGAATCAACTTGtgtaaatttcaattttttgttgcaTACTTACTATTTTTATACAAGTTTCATTGAGTAATTGTTCTACTTATATTTAGTGGTGAATGTAGAATTTCCATAAAAAGGATTTATTATATATCTCTTTCTAAATAGCGTAGGATTTCTAAATCTTAAGAACCGAAAATCGTTGCCATGAGCCTTGTAGGTGGGGTCAGGTAATCAGGTTAGCCGGCTCGATTATCTAGACAAGTGGGAGGCTAGCTCTAGCCTCCATGTATGCTCCAAATAATTTTACTTATCAAGACTTAAAGGATACGAGAATTGATACTCCATTCACTATGATTTAGATAATCTAGGAAAAGTcattgaatatctaatttttttatgattttcatcCCACTTTATTAATAATAGTTAAACTTAACACCTTTGGATATAATTAACCAACTTGCTCTTTTTTGTATGTCTCCATTTACTAGTATATGCTCTTTATGTCTCCAtttactagttttaaatttataacttATCCTTTTCCAACAACTTTACAAAGATTTAATCTCACTTAATGTGGACATTTTCTTGGAATAAATTCATGTTTATTGTTTGTGGGGTGGAAAAAGATCCTCATAATTTCCCTAATCTTTCTATCAAAGTGGGAATTGAGGTCATCCTCAAACTACACCATTAAATCAGATTCTCAAGATTTTccataaagcaaaaaaaaaatattaaacttatCTAGTATATAAAGTAATCTGACTTTGGAAAAATTCTTAGCAATCAAcataaaatgactattttatgACATATGTTAAGGTGGAAGCCAACAGTGTTGTCTTAATGCAATCAATACAAAGTTTTGAACCAAATGTCTACATCATAACCCACAAAAATGGTCAGCCTTGCTTTTGGAAGCAACAAAAAGCAAGAAAATGTTGACCAGTAGTTGGTCCTAATACTGTCCAATATACAAACCAACCACCAAACTTAAAAGGACATTGGTGAAGTATAAGCCCCGGTGAAAGACAAAGGTGGAAAGTAAAGCGAGCTAGTAGCTACAACGATCCCCCGGAGGGGAAGTCAAAACTCATGTTCAGGCAATAATATCGGCAACAATATGTTGAATTGGCAGGTTAGTTGATGAAGAAGTTGGGAAGGTACCAGCAGCTGCCTGTGTAGTGTTAAACCAAGATGTTAAAGAGAGGGAAGGGGAAATCGTGAACTATGAGATCAATCCAACTTTCACACATCTCAACTAATTTCACATGGTACCATCTACTTTCCATAAgcaacaataacatatccagTGAAATTCCACTAATTGAGGTTTAGACAGGGTAGAGTGTAAGTAGACCTTATCACTACCTCGtggagatagagaggttgtttcccaAAGACTCTCGCCTCAAGCACAAGTACTAAATAACTCTCCAGATGGGAAGAAACGACCTGGTGTTTCTCAACCCATTTCACTGTCCATCAGCAGAGGCGTATGCAGgagggggtcaccgggttcacgtgaacccatgctcccctcctgaaatcatatatattagtgttatatttataatttttcgttaaatatagatgtgtgaacccacactcGAAGTATCATGTAATGTAAcaatgattgggtgcacctcttAGTGAGGTTGaattttatatctatcttgttttttttttctttctaaaattgggTAACACCTCTCTAAGTGGCTATTGAAAGCACTTTTGGCgtcttaattaattaagcatttcgattttggacctataattttaaaattttaactgtTTTCAATGATAACAACTTAAATCTTAAACTGATTAGATCCACATTTTCATAATAATGCACCCATCATCCCGAAATCCTGAATACGCCTCTGTCCATCAGGTCACACTATTGGGTTACATTAGTCCACCTTCTCATGTTAAAAATTTTCTATAATAATTAAGAGAAATGGTAATCTGACTTGACAACCAAAGAGATCAGAAAAGTAAAAATGAAGGTAATCAAGTGCTCAATAATTctactagtattatattttaagAGCCAAATTGGAGGATACTTAAGCAGTATGTAATGGCAACTTTCAGtaatataaaagaatattacaaATTGATACTgttttactttgaaaaagggTGTAATTACTTAAACATCTGAAAGGCGCGATGAGGAAAACTTGCCTCCTCTCTGTTATCGTCTTTTACAGCTGAACTGATGCACAAATTTAACTAACCAACCAAACTAGTATTTTCTTTTCCTAATCTTGAAAGTGGACGATCGGATAACATCATCATCAGTTACCAATGTTGCCTCAAGGGCTACAATGGATTCAGGTTTAGTAAAATAAGTGAACAGGAGGTAGATACCGTCCAAGTACGTATTTGTCTCTCCAGCCTTGTTTTTCCTCCTAATGCTGTATGCAAGTGGAATAACCCCTCGGTTGAAGACCTCCACATACATACCACCACCAGCAACCAGCAACTGCCcaagagaaagaaaaacaaaagattaAAACTTGCATCATCAATAGCCAGTACCATGGGCAACTGAAATTGATGGGGGACAATATTAGAACTGTTAAATCCATAAAACAGTTACGATAAGTCTATCAtgtaagcttttagatgagatggtcaaaTACTTAATATTGCCCCTAACGTGCGGGCTTATGCCTTTTTTATGAGTCAAGCATGTGAAAATCAGTTTTTGATAATGGGTGGCAATGAGagcttgctctgataccatgctATAGTgagtttcttattttattagaCGGAGCAGCTGATGAAGAACAAAACACAAAACATGGGAAACATTGGCTCTTACCAGTGTGTCTATTTGATTGATCTGTTAGGCAAAAGCTGAAATGCAGTAAGTGTTGGAACAAACATAGAACAAAGACACATGTACCGATGCTTaacttctttctctcttctggTTTATCGGGGATTTAACTAAATGAAAGTTTCCCCAATCATTTGAAGGTGAAAGATGACACATAGTTTCATCAACTTTAAGTCGATTCATactcagtgtaatcccacaTGCGGGATATGAGGAGGGTGGTGGGTACGCAGCCTTACCCCTACCTAGTAAAGGTAGAgagttgtttccaatagaccctcgactcaaataaaacaaaacaacaatcaGTAAGAAAAGGAAATACAGTAGTAAACGGGTCATGTAGAAAATAGAGTTTCATCAACTTTAAGTACTTTTATCATTGTTCCATGCAGCTTTGCACACGCCTATTTTTCTGATAGATGTCGACTGTAACATCAAAACTGAGATGGGCAAACCAAAAGACAATTATCATCCATGTTCACAAGGAAGAATGATAAGGTGATAATAGTCATCAGACCAAGGCTTTTGGACTCGAAAAGCAGATGGAGAAAAAGAACAAGATTAAAATGAAAGTTCTTACATGGGAACAAGAAGAATGAAAATTGTAGCAGAAGCTGAGAGTAACTTTCTTCTAACTTAGACCTAGACCATGTCCATGTCAGCTTAAATTATAACGAAATGTTGAATTATGCACCCAATCTCTGTTGAGTGTTGTTAGGTCCAAATATCAGATTTTTCCAAAGAATGGCATTCTAGTGAGTagacaaaaaaacaaaaaggaagtatatttttggacaaTCTTGTGCTTAAATCAATTGCAAGCTTGAAACTTCTTTTGCTTTCAGGCTTCCACCTCttaacagaaaaagaaaaaaaaaacaatttttttagcCAAGAGACGGGAATGGAAGAAATTTTCATCATGTCAAACTGAATATCAATCACTTGTTCTGTTTCCCTAATGATCTCCCTGTTTCAAATGAGCATAATTATCTTCATTTCTCAGTTCACATTGAAATCAGCTGAAGAGTATCAAATGATACTATATGCAGCTCAACTTCTGATAAAAATACTAACTCCCTCAGTCCTAATGTATGGCACCTTTCACTTCGCATTCATGAACTAcgaaaaacatattaaaatgtATTCTTTGCCTTCAGCATATGGATACAAAGagaattacaacaacaacaacatattccaGTGAAATCTCACAAGCGGGGTCTTGAGGCTAGAGTATACGCAGACCATACACCTATATCTTGGAGGTAAAGAGGCTGTTTCAGGAGCTCCCTCGGGATACTCAGAGAATTATAGTACTTTCTCGTACAAAATGAATTAGTCTAGTTCAATTTATCTCCAAAAGTCAATCAAATTGACTCTAAATAAGCAAGAAGCGCCAAACAAATTGGGAACAAACAGTATATTAGtttcaaaaattcaatctttaGAACTCTCAACTTCAACTCTAATGCTCAAACAGTCAAATCAGCAATTGAAAACTTAAAATCCACCCAAATTGAGCATAGCACCTTGCAAGTTATATCAATTTCCAAATACATAAACAAGCATTGTTACCTCTTCGTATTTCTGGGTAAGAGCAAGTCTTTCATCTTCAGACATATCGGGTCTCAAAACCACCATTGTTTCATAAGGGCGTAACCCAGGTGGACACTGCGGTTCCTCTTTATCTTCAACTGCAGAAATCCCCGACCATGGTGTCGTCGGTGGCTCATCAGCATTTCCTCCCCCGAATCCACCCTCGAAAAACGAGCCCGAAAATTCTAGAGTTTGGGCTTTCGAGATTTGCCCAGAATTGTTGACCCTTTTGGTGAAACCCTTGAAGCTGAAGGGTATTGAAGGTTTAGAAGAAGAGAGTGTGGAGGTAAGAGATGGAAGTACtgatggagaagaagaagaagacgccATTGTTGAGAGATAAAGTGGATAAGAAAGAGGAAATTCACAATTTTCGGTTCAGAGTTTAGACATTGGTAAAATTGCACAAGTGAAATTTATTGGTTTTTTTGTTTAGATACCCTCAAGACTTGTAAATGCTACTTTactcctttcttcttctttttttgcaaaatttcaAGTCAtggataaaattttattttattttcaattaattaaaatggaCAGTTTTGATCGCAATTTTATCATAAATGTTAATTGTTCTATCACTtaattattcataaaatgtTAAGTTTAAATATTGTTATTCCATGTTTGACGATAGTATAagtctaaaaatattttcaattcaagattaAATGTGTTTAGTTAGATATCATAAggatcaaaattaaaatttacccTGTTAAGTAACCATACAAGgccatatttatttatttattggcGGTTTGTTTTTCCTCTTAACTATGGTAAGGAGGTTGAAGTAAGCAAAGTTTGAATAAAGAATTTAGTGAAGATCTCCTAATGAACAAGGAATCGATTATACTGTATTTagcataacaaaaaaaaatagcacTTTATGTATGCTAAATCAAATTGCATTGTTCATAAATTCGAGTTATGTTTGTTGAATCGAGAATTGTCATCTTGTACATAATTATGTTGTTGGCAATGGACTTGATGAACGACTTATCGCACTTCTACGCATGATTCTTGTAGGATGTATTTTTAGTCgtattcatttttttgtaaatgaATAGACAATCCAAGAGAGTGACCaagaaacaacatacacttgcTAGTTTTTGAGGTTTGGAACCCTCCTCGATTCATTTGACTCGAGGAGAGACTTCAAGGGACAAGCATCGCATCTAGGTAAGTAATGTCTAATTAAATAGATCAATTGGATCTTCCATTTATGAAATTGGAAgacaaaaagaataattggAAGTTTGCAATAGAAGTGGAAGCATGTGCAATATTAAGTATATCCACAAAACAAAGAAACTCTATACAATATTGGCTTATGAGTTATGACATACCCCAAGTCCCCAAGTAGTGTACCTCCATAGGCCCCAGCAAGTGTACCCCACCTTAGTGAAGGAGCACCCAAAACAGGGTCTTAGCAAAAGTTACTGGGTTCGTCAGAACCCACACCTAGCACACTAGCTCCGCTCCTGATCAGGACTGTAGTTAAAAGGGTAAGTTACAAATGAATGACGAACCCCCAAAATCAAGTGCTTAGAATGCAAGCAAATACAAGATAAAGTGCAGTAAATTCTGATGATGCTCTCAAGTAGCTCTATGTCGAAAATTCCAGGTAAGGTAACTCTCAAGGCTAGAAGAATTTTCATGAGCAGCCAGGTATATTCTATGTCTACCCATGAAATTACAACTATGCTAGAAAGATCAAAATTCCTTCACAAGGCATGCATACACATCACCATCCCCAAACCTgatgggattacactgggtatgttgttttTTGTTGCTAGAAAGATCAAAATCAATAGTCAAGATAAAGTTTAATTCCAGTCTCTTTTGACCCCTCATCACTCTCCTAGAAGCATTCAGTATTCAGAACTACTATCTACATCTACACTAGTAATAGGTCTTACATCAGTATCTACAAAAAACGAGTTCTTTCTCCTACACATGGTTAATAGGGAGAAGTAAAAGAACGAGCAACTGAGCAAGAGTAACCAAGAGGCCATTATAATTCGAACTTGTCACACTGAAGATCAAATATTTAGCATTTCCGTTCCCTTAGCTATTCTGTTAAGGGGGTACACAAGTTCTACACTGGCACATCTTTAACAAGCTTAGAAGCTGGCAGTCGACATATGAAACTACATAACAAGGTTCAGGTTTTTCTAACAATGAAAGGTTAAAGTCAAAGACAGGGGCTTTACTCATCATCATTACAATCCTAACTACAAGACTCCCTTTCATCACAAGAATTGGTTTCACATTAAAACAACATCCTGATAAGCAAATGCTAAGAAGAGATGGACAGTATTCCACATGTATTCAAAAAACTGCAGAAACTACTATGCATAGGTAGTTGAACTGATGACCTATTTTACAACAGTTGTTCACTAAGACCGAAAAACAATTCTTAATCTAGAACTAATAGAAGAAGATCAGTTTGTATCAGGGTTTCGAACAAAATGTGACTAGACTTGCGGCTTTTCCTCAAGGAAGCTTCTGCATCCATCCATCTATGAACTTTCGTGTctgtaatataaaaattattgattcaacAAATAGATTGGTCCAACtttaaatgaagaaatgaatttTATACTGCTATTAATAAATATGCAATGCATTAAACATAATGGCTAATCATATTTGATTGTAAGTTGTAACTACTTTATTACTCAATCTCATTGTAAGTGAAACAAATGTCATTGCATGTAAGAAAACGAAAAATGTGTTCTGGTCCTTCTGAATGCATTATTGAACATTATATTGCTTGAGGAAACTGTAGTTTGGAAAACAGGTCACGCACCGACTACTTTGTGCTGAACAACTACCCCCACCCCAACCCCAAAGAAATGAGAGAAGTACAAAAAATGTACAATCTAACCTCCTGATACTGCAGATTGAAACTGTCCCACCCACTATATCATACCATGGACATTGTCAGAGACATGAAGCATAAAAGATATTAGCTAGTTCAGGATACCTTATTTCTAGGATCTCAACATTATTTCAAAAGTTAAGCATCACACCAAATCCACATATAGCTTTTGTaatgaaaaaaacattttccgggATTCTCCCCAGAATGTTCTGGTAGCCCTTCTGTTAATTCATAACAAGAAATAATTGACCAAATACACCTCAAACTCAAAATATAGCAACCAAGTTAAACATGCATACCTCACCCAAGAATCATCATCCAGATACAAACTTTACAACAATACAGAGTGTGTTGAGGAGTATGAGAAGAACTCTCAGATATTGAGTCGCATAAATAAGACCAAGTAGCTGGCCCTTAAATGAATTTCTCCGGACCCCTGAATATTCCTGGAAGCTCCATCCTCTCGGAGCAAGGAAACGGTCTTCGTTCAATATTGCAAGTGCATTTGCAAGAAGCAGGCAGCCCTCGAGCAATGTCCACAAACCCATGCCCTGATTTATGTTGATATTATTACTATCTCCATTCACAAGAATCCATTCTCAACTTCTCATATCTCACTTTATTTGTATAATCTTTCTAAATCAGctaaaatgttttaaagataaCCCAACAACACAAAAGGttaagaaaatgtaaaataaataataaagtaattGAGTAAATACTAGCTATTCAAAATACTAGCAAATTAATGGAAGCAGTTAATAATCTTTCATAAATATCATCTCTCAAGAGCCATTCTGCTTGCATTTAAGTCTATTTCTAGCCTTACAATAGACCTTACAAAGCGCAGTGTTTTTGCTgcaaattaagaaaatcaaattcagGAGCTGGCTGATATCTTGGGATGTTGAATTGAGTAATTCATCCATctctccccagaccccactagtgggattacattgggtatgcTGTTGTTGAATTGAGAAATTTCCTACAGTATATTTTGGAACTATTGGTGACTTTTGGAAGAAGCTCATCACTTggggaaaaaatatttgtctttTGGTGGAAGGCTTCCGCTGGTGAATAGTGTTCTTGATGGCATCCTACTTACATGATATCTCTCATGCCTATACCAGCAAGTGTTGAGAAAAAACAATTAACAGTCTTATAAACGAGTTTTTATAAAAGGGGAACTCAGACAGAAAAAGATTTCACCTTGTAACATGGAAACCAGTGACTAGGAACAAAGAAGGTAGTGGTGACACAACATCACAATAAGAACTTGCTTCGTAAGTGGCTCTGGATACTGAATGATGGAGGAGTTTTGGAAAGAGCTTATTATCACTAAATGTGGTAAAAGGGATAAGTGAACTCCTAATCATGTGAGCATCCTTCCAATGTGTCTGGAAGGAAACATATTTGCAAATTATGGGAGGATTTCAAGAATCATATTAGGCTAAAAGTGGGAAATGGAAGAAAGATACATTTCTGGGTCCAACAGATGAATCGATACAGGGAAACTGAAGCATAAATTTCCAACTCTCTACAGTTTTCTCTGTTAGGGATGCTCTTGAAAGTTGGAGTTCACGGGAAGTTGACAAAGCCATCAAGAGTTATCTCGATGATGATCCCTGGTGCTATCTTTCAGTGTTTATGGACAGTGAGGAACAAAAGATGTTTTGAAGGAATTTCAACTTCTAGAAATCTTTTGCGAGGCAGATATCTAGTTAGCCTTTTTAGCTGGTCCAAGTTGACCCCTGTAAATAATTTAGAACTTTTCTTAGATTTTGTTAGCTCTATAGTTTAGGAAGATGCTACAAGGATAAagcttgcatcttcttgatgcctttAAATGAATCTACtgacttcatcaaaaaaaaaaaaactctcaacAGTTTAGCACTCAAAAATATGTTAtggttgttgattgtgttgctAACTTCGATAGGAAGATCGGATTTAGAAGAAAATTTAATAACCAGGAGGTTCAAGATATCAGTTACCTTTTGACTCTATTACAGCCAATCTCTCTTGATGACAAAAGGATGGACTCACAAAATAGGCTTGCCTGCACTAGTGGAGTGCTTTTATTTTAATCATGGTGTATGGCCTAGCTTGcggacacctcaactaattccacagGTACTTATCTCCTACCAGCACAAGTATCGGGTAACTTTGTCGACCAAGGCATggacaaatgagaagaaatcacctagtctTTTTTACCCCGTTGAGTTTTGAACCTAAGACCTCATAGTTCTCAATTTGATCATTAGTGGAGTTTTTTCTATTAACAGCTACAACAATCTTCTACAGGAAATAGATGACAATTGAGAACAAAGCTGGCCTTGGAAGATAATTTGGATGACGAgggcacccaaatttttttgcTTTGACTAGATCCTTGCCCATAGAGCATGTGTCACACAAGTTATTTTGCAAAGAAGAGTTTAATTTCATGTGCAGTAAATGTTTACCATGTGGAGACTCACAAGAATCCATCAGCTATCTCCTGCAACATTGGAACTATGTTTGACAGATTTGGACATTACTTCTTAACATTTTGGGGGTTGTTCGGGTGATGCTGCAAGATGTTAAAGGATTATATCAGCTCGCAAGGATAGAGAACTGACAGAAAAAGAATGAAGTTTGGAGGGACAGATTTGGACATTACTTCTTAACATTTTGGGGGTTGTTCGGGTGATGCCGCAAGATGTTGAAGGATTATATCAGCTCGCAAGGATAGAGAACTGACAGAAAAAGAATGAAGTTTGGAGGGACAGATTTGGACATTACTTCTTAACATTTTGGAGGGTGTTCGGGTGATGCCGCAAGATGTTAAAGGATTATATCAGCTTGCAAGGATAGAGAATTGACAGAAAAAGAATGAAGTTTGGAGGGACCGTCCCATTATGCATCATGTTACAATTTGGCATGAGAGGAATAGAAGGTGTTTATTGGGAAAAACAACACTCATCTTTTGTAAGCatataaaatttacattttGGTGCGGGAGCAACTTGATTAGGTCTCTAGCTCATTTTATGGATTCACTAAAGATGTAATATAGCGCTTGCTCCTCTATCTTTTGTACT
This genomic stretch from Solanum stenotomum isolate F172 chromosome 10, ASM1918654v1, whole genome shotgun sequence harbors:
- the LOC125842066 gene encoding 30S ribosomal protein S6 alpha, chloroplastic, which produces MASSSSSPSVLPSLTSTLSSSKPSIPFSFKGFTKRVNNSGQISKAQTLEFSGSFFEGGFGGGNADEPPTTPWSGISAVEDKEEPQCPPGLRPYETMVVLRPDMSEDERLALTQKYEELLVAGGGMYVEVFNRGVIPLAYSIRRKNKAGETNTYLDGIYLLFTYFTKPESIVALEATLVTDDDVIRSSTFKIRKRKY
- the LOC125842487 gene encoding uncharacterized protein LOC125842487; this encodes MGLWTLLEGCLLLANALAILNEDRFLAPRGWSFQEYSGVRRNSFKGQLLGLIYATQYLRVLLILLNTLCIVVKFVSG